The following is a genomic window from Chitinophaga caseinilytica.
GATCTTCCAGGATGGGGTCCTCAACTATAACAACCTGAGCATCAGCAACGCTACCGACAAAAATAAATTCTACGCCGGGATGGGGTACACCACCGAACAGGGCCTCATCAAGCATGAAAAACTGCAAAAGATCACGATCAACCTGAACAACGAGCTCCAGGTCAGCAAAGCCCTGAAATTCGGCGTCAACTTCTCCGGCTACCGCGCGCTGCTGCCCGTCACCAAAGACGTGGGCGGCGCCATCAATGCCGCGCCCATCGCGCCGGTATACAACGAAGAATACGGCTTATACCATACCCTTCCCAGCTTCCAGCGCGCGCAGGTGTTCAACCCCATGTACGACGTGGAGCTGCGCAAAGGCATCGCACGCAACCTCGAATACCGCGCGGTAGGCAGCGTGTTCGGCGAGCTGAAACTCATGAGGGACCTCACTTTCCGGGCATCTTTCTTCGTAGATTACGGTTTCAACGTAAACCGCTCCTACACACCGCTCATTACGTTCTACAACCCGGAAATCAATCCCCCGCGCGATTCCGTGACCAAACTCACTTCCGTTAGCCAGGAACAGAACATCTACACGAAAGTGCAGAGCGACTACCTGCTGACTTACAAGCGCAGCTTCGGCCACCACAACATTACGGCGCTGGGCGGGTTCACCACCTACTACAATTCTTACGAGAAAACCTCCTCCACCGTGCAGCAACAGAAAGGCCGGCCGATCCCCAACGACCACCGCTTCTGGTACGCCAACGGCAATATCGGGGACGCCACCACGCTCCGCGGCGATGGCCGCGCCTGGGACATGGCCACCCTGTCTTACCTCGTGCGCGCGCTCTACGGCTATAAAAACAAATACCTGCTCAATGCTTCCTACCGCCTCGACGGGTCTAACGCCTTCCAGGCCATCGGGAACCAGTGGCAACGCTTTGCCGCCGCCGGCGTGGCGTGGGTAGCCAGCGAGGAAGATTATCTCAAAGATGTTTCCTGGCTGCAATATCTCAAATTCAAAGGCAGCTACGGCGTATTGGGCAACCAGAACGTGGGCGACCGCCGCTATCCGGCCTATCCCAGTCTTACGGGTGCCAATTCCGGCATCTTCGGCGACAACATCGTGGTGGCCCTGCAACCCGAATATTTCGTGGACCCCGATCTCCATTGGGAAACCGCCCGCAGCTGGGAAGCCGGCTTCGAACTGACCACCCTCGGCAACCGGCTCCGCGCGGAAGTCAACTATTACAACAAGCTCACCAAAGACATCCTCGTGATCATCCCCGCCACCGGCCTTTCGGGCGGCGTGGGCGAAATGAAGAACGCCGGGACCGTGTCCAACAAAGGCTTTGAGCTGATGCTCAACTGGGCAGACAAGGTCGGCGAACATTGGAGCTACAACATCAGCGGCAACCTCACTACCATCAAAAATAAGGTGGAAGCCCTCAACCGCAAAGGATTCAACATCATCGACGGCCCCTCGTGGACGCAGGAAGGCTACCCCATCGGGTATTTCCACGGATATATCCACGACGGCATTTACCAGACGCAGGAAGAGATCATGAAATCGCCGGTGAACGAACTGGGCGAAGTGAAACCCGGAGACATCAAGTACCGCGATGTGAACGGCGACGGAAAGATCAATGCAGACGACCGTACCATCATCGGCAACCCCACACCCGATTTCACTTACGGCATTACCGCAACGGTCAGCTACAAACAATTGGATTTCGGCATCGAAGGCCAGGGCGTTTACGGCAACGAGATCTTCCGGAGCTGGGGCAACATCAGCACGTTCGCGCAGATGAATTACCCGCTGTACCGGATGGACCGCTGGCATGGCGTGGGCACCTCCAACTGGGAGCCCATCCTCCACACCGGCCGCGGCAACAACACCTACAACTCTACCTACAACATCGAAGACGGCAGCTATTTCCGGATCCGGAACGTACAGCTGGGGTACACTTTCTCCCGCAAACAGCTGGACAGGATCGGGCTGCAGTCGCTCCGCCTGTTCGCCAATGCGCAGAACGTAAAGACCTTCAAGCGCAATTCCGGGTACACGCCTGAATTTGCCGGAGGTTCCACCTCCTTCGGGGTCGACAACGGATCGTACCCCCTGCCGGCGATTTATTCTTTCGGCGTAAATGTAAACTTCTAAACTGCCGCAACATGAAAAAACTCATTCTTCCCATATTCCTGCTCGGTATCGGCGTTGCCGGCTGCAGCAAGTTCCTCGACCGTAAACCATTAGGCCAATATACCCAGGACGATCTCGGCCTCAGCGCGCTGGAAAGCCAGGTGATGGCCGCCTACGCCGGGCTTCGCACGGAAGGCTGCGCGGGCGTCAAGTTCGGCGCGGTGCACAGCATCCGGTCAGACGACGCCATGAAAGGCAGCATCGCCAGCGACGGCGTGCCGGCCGAACAGATGTTCGATGATTTCATTTACCTGAAAGATTTCTGGCTGCTCAACGACTATTGGGGCGACCATTACAGGCTCGTGAAATTATGCAACGACGTGATCGGCGCGGTAGACAAAACCGCCAACCCGAACCCCGCCGAACTGGTGAACCGCGGCGAAGCCAAATTCCTCCGCGCCTATGCCTACTTCAACCTCGTACGTGCTTTCGGCGAAGTGCCGAAGATCGATTTCGTGGTAACGAATACCACCGAAGGCAACGTGCCGAAGAAGTCCGTCGCGGAGATCTACGCGCTCATCGATGCCGACCTGCAGGAAGCCGCCAACGTGCTTCCTCCCACCTGGGGCCCCGAGTACATTGGCCGTACCACCAAATGGGCCGCCAAGGCCTTGCAGGCAAAAACCTGGATCACCCGTTCCAACTGGGGCTCCGCACTGGGCGCATGCCGTGAGATCATCAATTCCAACCAGTACCGTCTTTTCGAACCGTACTGGAAAGTGTTTTCCGAAGAAGGGGAAAACTGCCCCGAATCCATTTTCGAGATACAGGCGCTGTACAATTCCACACAGGATTACGGCATCCAATACGCCAACTACCAGGGCGTGCGCGGCTCCGGCAACTGGGACCTTGGCTGGGGCTGGAACGTGCCCACACAAGACCTTTACGATGCTTTCGAGACCGGCGATCCCCGCCGCGAATACACCTGCATGGCCAACAACGCGCCCGAGCCGTATGGCATTGCCGGCACCATTACCTCGCAGGCAGGGTTTGTCGGGAAATGGTACAACAGGAAGGCATACACGCATCCAAACGTCCGTAACTCCGCCGGCGGCAACGTTCCCCGTGCAGGGCGATGGCTTAACATGCGCATCGTCAGGTATGCCGATGTGCTGCTCTGGGCCGCCGAAGCCGCCAACGAGCTGGGCGGCGCACAGAATACCACCGACGCGCTGCAGTGGCTGGAACTGATCAGGACGCGCGCCCGCCAGGGAGCGCCCGCAGGCACTTTGCCGAAAGTGGTCACCACCGTGCAGGCAGAACTGCGCGACGCCATCCGCCACGAAAGAAGGGTGGAATTCGGCATGGAGCACGAACGCTTCTACGACCTCGTACGCTGGGGCATCGCAGAACAAACGTTCGGACAGCTGGGCAAAAACTATCAACCCCGCAACCGCTACCTTCCCATCCCCCAGCCCGAAATCGACAAATCCGGCGGCGTGCTGAAACAGAATCCTGATTATTGATCCTTTTAAACGATTACAATCATGTCTATCCATAAATCAATTTCCCTCCTCATCATAGCCGCAGGATTCGCTTCCTGCCAGAAAATGGAAAGGCCCCCGCTCGTCATCATCCCCGACGATGTGGCCAAGCTCAACGGCCCCCTGCAACGCAACCTCTGGTTCGAAGGCAGCGGGATCGACAGTATCTATTACGAAAAAGGCGTGGCCACGAACGTGGCGTACGACAATGGCGTGCAGGGCAAAGCCTACAAAGGCGCCACCAACTCCATGATGGTATTTACCGCCGGCTCAAAGATCGGGTCCATGACCAGCTTCACCGTCGCTTTCTGGATGAACACCCAAAAGCACACCGGCGGCGCCCAAAGCATCTTCATGCTGGGCCGGTCTACCGATTTTTGGGGGAATATGTTCGCGCTGGTGGAAGGGAACGACAATGCAGCCGACAATTCCATGCTGCTCAAATTCAACTTCGCCGGAAACTGGGTGGAGTTCAACAACAACAACGGCCTCAACCGCCTGCCCGACATGTACGGCAAATGGAAGCATATCGCATTCCGGTACGACGAAAAAACATCGGTATTCAGCTTATTCGTGGATGGCGAAAAGTACCCCATTCCCGATGCGGTGGCCAACCGGATGAAAGACAACAAGCCGCTGGGCGCCCTGGCGTTCAAAGACCCGTCGAAGTTCATCATCGGCGCCTTTCAGCAACACGCCGGCGTAAGCGGCAACCCCGACGGCTGGATGCTTCGGTACACCGGGCTGCTCGACCAGTTCAAGGTATATACCGTGGCCGTTACGGACGCAGATATCAAAACATTATTTACCACGAAACGTTAGACCGCAACCATGCTTAAACCCATTCTCTGGGTGTTCCTGTTACTGGGTAGCCTGTCGTCCTGCTCCGGCAAGGGCGACGGGGCTCCCGTTCCGGGGCCCGGGCCGTCGAAAGACACGGCCGACAAATTCGAGCGCATCTCGCGGGATGCGCTGTTGACCAAAGTGCAGCAGCAGACCTTCAAATACTTCTGGGACTTCGGGCACCCCGTCAGCGGCCTGTCCCGCGAGCGCAATACCTCCGGCGACATCGTGACTTCCGGCGGTACCGGCTTCGGCGTCATGGCCATTATTGTAGCCGTTCACCGCCAGTTCATCACCCGTGCGGAAGGGCTGGCCCGGCTGAAGAAGATGACAACATTTCTAAAAACCAAAGCCGTGGCCTATCACGGCGCTTATCCGCACTGGTTCAACGGTGCCAGCGGCGCCACCGTTCCGTTCAGCGCCAACGACAATGGTGCCGATCTCGTGGAAACCTCCTATCTCATCCAGGGATTGTTGTGCGCGCGGCAGTTTTTTAATGGCGCGGGGGAAGAGGAATCCTCGCTCCGCAAAGACATCAACGACATCTGGCACGCCGTAGACTGGACTTTCTTCCGGAAAAACGGCGAACAGAAACTTTACTGGCACTGGAGCCCGGACAAGGGCTGGGCCATGAACATGGCCATTTCCGGCTGGAACGAGTGCCTCATCACTTACGTGCTGGCCGCATCCTCCCCCACCCATGCCATCCCGAAATCCGTGTACGACGAAGGCTGGACCCGCAACGGCGCCATGCGTACCAACCGCACGTATTACGGCCTCCCGCTGCCGCTGGGCCCCGAATACGGCGGGCCGCTCTTCTTCGCCCACTATTCCTTCCTCGGCCTCGACCCTACCGGCCTCCGCGATCCACATGCCGACTATTGGGAACAGAACAAACGCCACGCCCTCATCAACTGGAACTACTGTAAAACCGACCCGCAAAACCGCGGATACTCCGAGAAATTATGGGGCCTCACCGCCAGCGATATCAAAGACGGCTACACCGCCAGCTCCCCCACCAACGATGTGGGCGTTATCGCTCCCACCGCGGCACTGGCATCTTTTCCGTACACGCCCGAACAATCAGGCATGGCTTTGGATTACTTTTATTATAAGCTCGGCGACAAGCTCTGGAAGGAATATGGTTTCATCGACGCATTTTCGCCCAAAACCAACTGGTTCGCCAGTTCCTTCCTCGCCATCGACCAGGGCCCGATCATCGTGATGATTGAAAATTACCGCAGCAAACTCCTCTGGCAGCTGTTTATGGGTTGCCCGGAAGTGAAGGCGGGATTGAAGAACCTGGGGTTTGAAAGTCCGTACATCCCATGATATTACGCAAAACGCTCACCGCACTGTTGTTGCTCGCCGGCGTGGAAACGCAGGCCCAGCAAACGTATTGCAACCCGATGAACCTCGACTACGGGTACACGCCCATCCCCAATTTCTCGGAATGGGGGCGGCACAGGGCCACGGCCGACCCGGTGATCGTTCCGTTCAAGGGCGATTTTTACCTCTTCAGCACCAACCAGTGGGGATACTGGCATAGCCCCGATCTGCTGAACTGGACCTTCGTGCCGCGGAAATTCCTCAAGCCATGGCACAAAGTGTACGACGAACTATGCGCCCCCGCCGCCTGGGCCATGGGCGACACCCTGTTCGTTTTCGGCTCCACCTACACCGGCGATTTCCCCATCTGGATGAGCACCAACCCCAAGGCCAACGTCTGGACGGAAGCACTGGACTCACTCGGGATCGGCGGCTGGGACCCCGCGTTTTTCCCCGACGACGACGGGCGCCTCTACATGTACAACGGCAGCAGCAACCGCTACCCACTGTATGGCGTTGAAATGGACAGAAAAAGGTTTGCGCCGAAAGGCACGCGGAAGGAAATGTACCTGCTGGAAGACTGGCGCTACGGATGGCAGCGCTTCGGCGAATATAACGACAACACCTTCCTCGACCCGTTTATCGAAGGGGCCTGGATGACGAAGCACAATAACAAATATTACCTGCAATACGGTGCCCCCGGCACCGAGTTCTCCGGGTATGCAGACGGCGTGGTGGTCGGCGAAACCCCGCTCGGCCCCTTCACCCCGCAGCCCGACCCCGTCAGCTACAAGCCCGGCGGATTTGCGCGGGGCGCCGGGCATGGCGCCACGTTCCAGGACAACGCGGGGAAATGGTGGCACATCAGCACCATCGCCATATCAGTGAAGAACAACTTCGAACGGCGGTTGGGGCTATGGCCCGCGGGGTTCGATAAGGAAGGCGTCATGTTCTGCAACACCGCCTTCGGCGATTACCCGCACTACGCCGACCAGCGCTTCACCGGTTGGATGTTGCTGAACTACCAGCGCCCCGTCACCGTTTCCTCCACCCTCGGCGCCTATCTGCCCAATTACGCGGTGGATGAAGACATCAAGACCTACTGGAGCGCGGCCACCGGCAACGCCGGAGAATGGATACAGACAGACCTGGGCGCCGTTTCCACCGTACACGCCGTTCAGATCAACTACGCCGACCAGGACGCGGAATTCCTCGGCAAACAAACACATATCTTCCATCAATATAAACTCTACCGCTCCACCGACGGCAAAAAATGGCACCTGTTGGCCGACAAAAGCCGCAACCGCACCGATGTGCCGCACGACTACATCCAGCTGGAAAAACCCCTGGAAACCCGCTTCCTCAAACTGGAAAACGTGCACATGCCCACCGGGAAGTTCGCCATCAGCGGCCTGCGCGCCTTCGGCAAAGGCCACGGCGCCGTCCCGGACACGGT
Proteins encoded in this region:
- a CDS encoding TonB-dependent receptor; this translates as MAIRVKGSTTGAISDAQGMYSINAPEGSVLIFSFIGYNTKEVTVGGQSVINVSLDVAQAQLEQVVVIGYGTAQKRDLTGSIVSIKGSEVADKPSANPITSLQGRVAGLTIVNNGRMNTDPDIRIRGTNTINGVKPIFVVDGIINDNINFINPADIASMEILKDPSSLAIFGVRGANGVIIISTKKAAAGQTAINFNSTVGIKKVTDRIKLTDAAQFKTLFDEQLANQGNPAYDYTNWQANTNWQDQIFQDGVLNYNNLSISNATDKNKFYAGMGYTTEQGLIKHEKLQKITINLNNELQVSKALKFGVNFSGYRALLPVTKDVGGAINAAPIAPVYNEEYGLYHTLPSFQRAQVFNPMYDVELRKGIARNLEYRAVGSVFGELKLMRDLTFRASFFVDYGFNVNRSYTPLITFYNPEINPPRDSVTKLTSVSQEQNIYTKVQSDYLLTYKRSFGHHNITALGGFTTYYNSYEKTSSTVQQQKGRPIPNDHRFWYANGNIGDATTLRGDGRAWDMATLSYLVRALYGYKNKYLLNASYRLDGSNAFQAIGNQWQRFAAAGVAWVASEEDYLKDVSWLQYLKFKGSYGVLGNQNVGDRRYPAYPSLTGANSGIFGDNIVVALQPEYFVDPDLHWETARSWEAGFELTTLGNRLRAEVNYYNKLTKDILVIIPATGLSGGVGEMKNAGTVSNKGFELMLNWADKVGEHWSYNISGNLTTIKNKVEALNRKGFNIIDGPSWTQEGYPIGYFHGYIHDGIYQTQEEIMKSPVNELGEVKPGDIKYRDVNGDGKINADDRTIIGNPTPDFTYGITATVSYKQLDFGIEGQGVYGNEIFRSWGNISTFAQMNYPLYRMDRWHGVGTSNWEPILHTGRGNNTYNSTYNIEDGSYFRIRNVQLGYTFSRKQLDRIGLQSLRLFANAQNVKTFKRNSGYTPEFAGGSTSFGVDNGSYPLPAIYSFGVNVNF
- a CDS encoding RagB/SusD family nutrient uptake outer membrane protein, translated to MKKLILPIFLLGIGVAGCSKFLDRKPLGQYTQDDLGLSALESQVMAAYAGLRTEGCAGVKFGAVHSIRSDDAMKGSIASDGVPAEQMFDDFIYLKDFWLLNDYWGDHYRLVKLCNDVIGAVDKTANPNPAELVNRGEAKFLRAYAYFNLVRAFGEVPKIDFVVTNTTEGNVPKKSVAEIYALIDADLQEAANVLPPTWGPEYIGRTTKWAAKALQAKTWITRSNWGSALGACREIINSNQYRLFEPYWKVFSEEGENCPESIFEIQALYNSTQDYGIQYANYQGVRGSGNWDLGWGWNVPTQDLYDAFETGDPRREYTCMANNAPEPYGIAGTITSQAGFVGKWYNRKAYTHPNVRNSAGGNVPRAGRWLNMRIVRYADVLLWAAEAANELGGAQNTTDALQWLELIRTRARQGAPAGTLPKVVTTVQAELRDAIRHERRVEFGMEHERFYDLVRWGIAEQTFGQLGKNYQPRNRYLPIPQPEIDKSGGVLKQNPDY
- a CDS encoding LamG-like jellyroll fold domain-containing protein produces the protein MSIHKSISLLIIAAGFASCQKMERPPLVIIPDDVAKLNGPLQRNLWFEGSGIDSIYYEKGVATNVAYDNGVQGKAYKGATNSMMVFTAGSKIGSMTSFTVAFWMNTQKHTGGAQSIFMLGRSTDFWGNMFALVEGNDNAADNSMLLKFNFAGNWVEFNNNNGLNRLPDMYGKWKHIAFRYDEKTSVFSLFVDGEKYPIPDAVANRMKDNKPLGALAFKDPSKFIIGAFQQHAGVSGNPDGWMLRYTGLLDQFKVYTVAVTDADIKTLFTTKR
- a CDS encoding glucoamylase family protein, whose protein sequence is MLKPILWVFLLLGSLSSCSGKGDGAPVPGPGPSKDTADKFERISRDALLTKVQQQTFKYFWDFGHPVSGLSRERNTSGDIVTSGGTGFGVMAIIVAVHRQFITRAEGLARLKKMTTFLKTKAVAYHGAYPHWFNGASGATVPFSANDNGADLVETSYLIQGLLCARQFFNGAGEEESSLRKDINDIWHAVDWTFFRKNGEQKLYWHWSPDKGWAMNMAISGWNECLITYVLAASSPTHAIPKSVYDEGWTRNGAMRTNRTYYGLPLPLGPEYGGPLFFAHYSFLGLDPTGLRDPHADYWEQNKRHALINWNYCKTDPQNRGYSEKLWGLTASDIKDGYTASSPTNDVGVIAPTAALASFPYTPEQSGMALDYFYYKLGDKLWKEYGFIDAFSPKTNWFASSFLAIDQGPIIVMIENYRSKLLWQLFMGCPEVKAGLKNLGFESPYIP
- a CDS encoding family 43 glycosylhydrolase, which codes for MILRKTLTALLLLAGVETQAQQTYCNPMNLDYGYTPIPNFSEWGRHRATADPVIVPFKGDFYLFSTNQWGYWHSPDLLNWTFVPRKFLKPWHKVYDELCAPAAWAMGDTLFVFGSTYTGDFPIWMSTNPKANVWTEALDSLGIGGWDPAFFPDDDGRLYMYNGSSNRYPLYGVEMDRKRFAPKGTRKEMYLLEDWRYGWQRFGEYNDNTFLDPFIEGAWMTKHNNKYYLQYGAPGTEFSGYADGVVVGETPLGPFTPQPDPVSYKPGGFARGAGHGATFQDNAGKWWHISTIAISVKNNFERRLGLWPAGFDKEGVMFCNTAFGDYPHYADQRFTGWMLLNYQRPVTVSSTLGAYLPNYAVDEDIKTYWSAATGNAGEWIQTDLGAVSTVHAVQINYADQDAEFLGKQTHIFHQYKLYRSTDGKKWHLLADKSRNRTDVPHDYIQLEKPLETRFLKLENVHMPTGKFAISGLRAFGKGHGAVPDTVKTFMVLRTEKDKRSAWLKWSPSSDAYAYNIYFGTHPEKLYNCIMVHGKNEYYFKGMDRTLPYYFRIEAVNENGVSPRSRVLKSE